The following are from one region of the Silene latifolia isolate original U9 population chromosome 9, ASM4854445v1, whole genome shotgun sequence genome:
- the LOC141600492 gene encoding F-box/FBD/LRR-repeat protein At1g13570-like — translation MLIAVNIQKEQQADEGGYCDCRKSSRIISSILLNHNGPVHDFNLYVPIEADDDHIYLNQWISFLSKNGVQKIEINNKDNGMYIPSSIFRCSELVCLELAHFSLNSFPTFFHGFPKLKHLSLVNIIFTKRNIFRSLIENCGMLATLKLVGCFGIDNNVVIDLPNLQTLVLKGEFESLAFRNVRSVKSITLDLLRMPKNLVFFETTVDAVNLLASSCELQSIEVNGHLCKVGSVKNFSQHVIDFDYNYKLDHLRLVDIKGITGLTAELKLVKYLLAISASLENLFFKLGECSIESELEMSRMLMRFPRASPKASVVCLGKWV, via the exons ATGTTAATAGCCGTAAATATACAAAag GAGCAGCAAGCAGATGAGGGTGGATATTGTGATTGCCGAAAAAGTAGTCGCATTATTAGCAGTATATTACTCAATCACAATGGTCCTGTTCATGACTTTAATCTTTATGTTCCGATTGAAGCAGATGATGATCATATATATCTCAACCAATGGATATCTTTTCTATCTAAAAACGGAGTCCAAAAGATCGAAATTAACAACAAGGATAATGGGATGTATATACCCTCTTCTATCTTCCGGTGCAGCGAGTTAGTGTGCCTAGAACTCGCCCACTTCTCTTTAAATTCTTTCCCTACTTTTTTCCATGGTTTTCCCAAACTTAAGCATCTTTCGCTGGTGAATATTATTTTTACTAAGCGAAACATTTTTCGTAGCTTGATTGAAAATTGTGGAATGCTGGCAACGTTAAAACTTGTCGGCTGCTTTGGTATAGATAATAATGTTGTAATAGATTTACCTAATCTCCAAACCTTGGTATTGAAAGGCGAGTTTGAGTCTCTAGCTTTTAGAAATGTCCGCAGTGTTAAAAGCATAACATTGGACTTGTTGAGAATGCCGaaaaatctcgttttttttgaaACAACAGTTGATGCTGTCAATCTTCTTGCTAGTTCCTGTGAACTTCAGTCAATCGAGGTTAATGGTCACTTGTGTAAG GTTGGTTCAGTTAAAAATTTTAGCCAGCACGTAATTGACTTCGATTACAACTACAAATTGGATCACCTCCGTTTGGTCGATATTAAGGGTATCACGGGATTAACTGCAGAACTCAAATTAGTTAAATACCTGCTTGCAATTTCAGCTTCCCTCGAAAATCTGTTTTTCAAGTTGGGTGAATGTAGTATTGAGTCGGAACTGGAGATGTCGAGAATGCTGATGAGATTTCCAAGAGCATCTCCTAAGGCGTCGGTTGTTTGTTTAGGGAAATGGGTATGA
- the LOC141602366 gene encoding arabinogalactan O-methyltransferase 2-like: MRSHTRYNNIFSNIKHNPSNARLLVATLLSFVAGALLMFVVTNNNLSVSTTTATTTIQQEAILHYATSEIVPQQSLQEIMQSFNVLRTTAPCNFLVFGLGYDSLMWAALNPNGTTLFLEESDEWVTSILKDAPFLKAKTVSYRTHLKNANWLRETYRDNPDCQPSKGLKGNTGCPLALESLPDEVYEREWDVIMIDAPRGWEPDHPGRMAAIYSMAVMARARTRPGNTHVYLHDVNRQVEKTFGMEFLCEKYKVGGVGRLWHFEIPPVRDNVGHDATFC, translated from the coding sequence ATGAGAAGCCATACTCGCTACAATAACATTTTTTCCAACATAAAACACAATCCTAGCAATGCGCGACTACTAGTCGCGACATTGCTTAGTTTTGTAGCTGGAGCATTGTTAATGTTCGTCGTGACAAATAACAATTTGTCGGTATCCACCACCACGGCCACAACGACAATCCAACAAGAAGCGATCCTACATTATGCCACGTCAGAGATTGTTCCGCAACAGAGTTTACAAGAGATTATGCAGTCATTTAATGTACTACGTACGACGGCCCCGTGTAATTTTTTAGTATTTGGGTTAGGTTACGACTCACTTATGTGGGCCGCACTCAACCCAAATGGAACGACTCTTTTCTTAGAAGAGTCGGACGAGTGGGTTACATCAATACTTAAGGACGCACCCTTTTTAAAAGCCAAGACGGTGTCGTACCGTACCCATCTTAAAAACGCTAACTGGCTACGGGAGACTTACCGGGATAATCCCGATTGTCAGCCTAGTAAGGGGTTGAAAGGTAACACGGGTTGCCCGTTAGCGTTGGAGAGTTTACCGGATGAAGTTTATGAAAGAGAATGGGACGTGATCATGATTGACGCGCCTAGGGGTTGGGAACCCGATCACCCAGGGCGAATGGCAGCGATTTATTCCATGGCCGTGATGGCACGTGCAAGAACACGTCCCGGGAATACACACGTGTACTTGCATGATGTTAATAGACAAGTGGAGAAAACATTTGGGATGGAATTTTTGTGTGAAAAGTATAAGGTTGGTGGTGTTGGGAGATTATGGCACTTTGAGATCCCTCCGGTTCGAGATAATGTAGGTCATGATGCCACATTTTGTTAA